One window of the Deltaproteobacteria bacterium genome contains the following:
- a CDS encoding MBL fold metallo-hydrolase: MIRFAIISLLGLFSIPPSALAQSCAGSPVAVQILGSGGPAINRERASTSYLLWIGAQARVLVDIGGGAFLRFGQSQAKLSDLSLVAISHLHPDHVSDLSAILWTSQNIRKDTLPIVGPSGNDDVPAFPTFLSRLFDQKIGAFQVLGGTLGGTGGGVRLDVGVVDVTKAEPSTVFNQQGVTVTALGIPHGLIPTLAYRVQTRDVSIVFSSDQVGTNPRFIEFARGANVLIMHLNTVANDNPIHASPAVVGRIARDAGVGRLIVSHIGQFDLDAAIAELKKFYTGPLTVGADLQCTQVQ; encoded by the coding sequence ATGATTAGATTTGCAATCATTAGTTTGCTCGGCCTTTTCTCCATTCCACCTAGCGCGTTGGCTCAAAGCTGTGCTGGGAGTCCGGTAGCAGTCCAGATCCTCGGTTCTGGTGGACCCGCGATCAACCGCGAGCGCGCGTCAACCAGTTATCTCCTCTGGATCGGCGCTCAGGCGAGAGTTCTTGTCGACATCGGCGGCGGGGCGTTCTTGCGCTTCGGCCAGTCCCAGGCAAAGCTCAGCGATCTGTCGCTGGTCGCGATCAGCCATCTGCATCCCGATCACGTCTCCGATCTTTCCGCCATCTTGTGGACGAGCCAGAATATTCGCAAGGATACGTTGCCGATCGTTGGTCCTTCCGGCAACGATGATGTGCCGGCCTTTCCGACATTCCTCAGCCGCCTCTTCGATCAGAAAATTGGCGCCTTTCAAGTGCTCGGTGGCACGCTGGGCGGCACGGGAGGCGGCGTTCGTCTCGATGTCGGTGTCGTCGATGTGACGAAAGCGGAACCGTCGACCGTGTTCAACCAGCAGGGAGTGACCGTGACCGCGTTGGGAATACCGCACGGCCTCATCCCGACCCTGGCTTACCGCGTGCAAACGCGCGATGTGTCGATCGTATTCAGCTCCGATCAGGTCGGAACCAATCCAAGGTTCATCGAGTTTGCGCGGGGAGCGAATGTCTTGATCATGCATCTCAACACTGTCGCAAATGATAATCCTATTCACGCTTCACCCGCGGTCGTTGGTCGCATCGCCCGAGACGCTGGCGTCGGGCGACTGATTGTCAGTCACATCGGTCAGTTCGATCTTGATGCTGCCATCGCTGAACTGAAGAAGTTCTACACGGGACCTCTGACCGTCGGCGCCGATCTGCAATGCACGCAGGTGCAGTGA
- a CDS encoding tripartite tricarboxylate transporter substrate binding protein — protein sequence MLKINSRITLIAATWLLTVALARGAEYPTKTIQIINPFPPGAVTDIVARLLAPKMSAALGQQVVIVNKAGGGGAVGIQAAKDAAPDGYTILVTPPPVALIPIINKNSGFTLKDFAPLTLATSSPNTTVVKADAPWKSFEEFIADAKKNPGQFTYGSAGPGTTPHFIGELVKLKTGVDLTHVPLGSESAAATAVLGGHVNIAFLTIGTTRSHIEAATMRALAVASNKRLKDFPNIPTTVEKGHPELNLKVWVGFFAPAKTPPAAQKRLVAAINEALKDAEAAANIEKAQALIENLGAIDFAKFLAEEERKWSEVARVAKITQ from the coding sequence ATGTTGAAGATTAATTCTCGAATTACACTCATCGCCGCCACTTGGCTCTTAACCGTCGCCTTGGCGCGCGGCGCCGAATATCCCACCAAGACGATTCAAATCATCAATCCGTTTCCGCCCGGCGCGGTGACCGATATCGTCGCGCGGCTGTTGGCGCCGAAGATGTCGGCGGCGCTCGGCCAGCAAGTGGTGATCGTCAACAAAGCCGGCGGCGGCGGCGCGGTGGGAATCCAAGCGGCGAAGGATGCCGCGCCCGACGGTTATACGATTTTGGTCACGCCGCCGCCCGTCGCGCTGATTCCGATCATCAATAAAAATTCCGGTTTTACCTTGAAAGACTTCGCGCCGCTGACCTTGGCGACCAGCAGCCCTAATACGACCGTGGTCAAAGCCGATGCGCCGTGGAAAAGTTTCGAAGAGTTTATCGCCGACGCCAAGAAAAATCCTGGGCAGTTTACCTATGGCTCGGCGGGTCCGGGCACGACGCCGCACTTCATCGGCGAGTTGGTGAAATTGAAAACCGGCGTCGACCTGACGCACGTGCCGCTCGGTTCGGAATCGGCGGCGGCCACGGCGGTGCTGGGCGGCCACGTCAACATCGCGTTTCTAACCATAGGCACGACGCGCAGTCATATCGAAGCGGCGACGATGCGCGCGCTGGCGGTGGCGTCCAATAAACGATTGAAAGATTTTCCTAATATTCCGACCACCGTCGAGAAGGGCCATCCGGAACTCAATCTCAAAGTCTGGGTGGGATTTTTCGCGCCGGCCAAAACCCCGCCGGCGGCGCAGAAGCGGCTGGTGGCGGCGATCAACGAAGCGTTGAAAGACGCCGAAGCGGCCGCCAACATCGAAAAAGCCCAAGCTCTGATCGAGAATCTCGGCGCCATCGATTTCGCCAAGTTTCTCGCGGAAGAAGAACGTAAGTGGTCCGAAGTGGCGCGAGTGGCGAAAATCACCCAGTGA
- a CDS encoding ABC transporter ATP-binding protein, with amino-acid sequence MASLLQKWQKFRHTFTHTPAALRLVWQTNHWATLGLGGLTIAGALLPASQAWVGKLIVDGVVASIQKGADPERTHTVFLYLVFELILFLLSSAFNQGRRLIQQLVQLQLTNRIRGEIIRKALTLDLSFFEHPEFYDRLQNARREGGYKPTELINDTFQIVQNSITMISFAVLLLRFSPWLVVILLATSIPAFIAETRFSEQGFRLLTRRAPESRQINYLSRLLTEDGAVKEIKLFNLGATLLARYMTLFDKFFQEDKALARQRAAAGFGLGLITTAGFYGSYAWIVMHTVQGKISLGDMTLYLAIFRQGQGTFQSILSAIGNIYENNLFMANFFDFLGLQPQLALTAGERKLPLTLIGGIEFRGVGFRYPENGEWALRGINLTIRPGEKIALVGHNGAGKTTLIKLLSRLYDPTEGSILIDGIDIRELQPSELQKRIGVIFQDFVRYHLPVHENIGFGQIEAVGDMERIKEASRKSGADAVIDNLPEGYDTMLGRWFRNGHELSLGEWQKIALARAFMRDAEILVLDEPTASLDAATEYEIFRHFQELTEGKMAILISHRFSTVRMADRIVVIEAGQVAELGTHEELMRLEGTYARLFAMQAEGYR; translated from the coding sequence ATGGCTTCGTTATTACAAAAGTGGCAAAAGTTTCGCCACACATTCACCCATACGCCCGCGGCGCTGCGCTTGGTTTGGCAGACCAACCATTGGGCGACTCTTGGTTTGGGTGGGCTCACCATCGCCGGCGCTTTGTTGCCAGCGAGCCAAGCGTGGGTCGGCAAGTTGATTGTCGACGGCGTTGTGGCTTCGATACAAAAGGGTGCCGATCCGGAGCGTACGCATACGGTATTTCTCTATCTCGTTTTCGAACTGATTCTTTTCCTGCTCAGTTCGGCGTTCAATCAAGGGCGGCGGTTGATCCAACAGCTGGTGCAACTCCAGCTTACCAATCGGATTCGCGGCGAGATCATCCGCAAGGCGCTGACCCTGGATCTGTCGTTCTTCGAACATCCAGAATTTTACGACCGCTTGCAGAACGCGCGGCGCGAAGGCGGCTACAAGCCGACCGAGCTGATCAACGACACTTTTCAAATCGTTCAGAACAGCATCACGATGATTTCCTTCGCCGTGTTGCTGCTGCGCTTCAGCCCGTGGCTGGTGGTGATTCTTTTGGCCACCAGCATCCCGGCGTTCATCGCCGAGACGCGCTTTTCCGAGCAGGGCTTTCGCCTGCTGACCCGGCGCGCGCCGGAAAGCCGGCAAATCAATTATCTCTCCCGGCTGTTGACCGAAGACGGCGCGGTGAAAGAGATCAAGCTGTTCAATCTCGGCGCGACTTTGCTGGCGCGCTACATGACGTTGTTCGACAAATTTTTCCAGGAAGACAAAGCGCTGGCGCGCCAGCGGGCGGCGGCCGGCTTCGGTTTGGGTTTGATCACCACCGCCGGCTTCTACGGGTCCTACGCTTGGATCGTCATGCACACAGTGCAAGGCAAAATTTCCCTCGGCGACATGACGCTCTACTTAGCGATTTTTCGCCAAGGCCAGGGAACTTTTCAGTCGATCCTCTCGGCCATCGGCAACATTTACGAGAATAATCTGTTCATGGCCAACTTCTTCGACTTCCTCGGTTTGCAGCCGCAGTTGGCTCTCACCGCCGGCGAACGAAAACTACCTCTGACGCTCATCGGCGGTATTGAATTTCGCGGTGTCGGCTTTCGCTATCCGGAAAACGGCGAGTGGGCGCTGCGCGGTATTAATTTAACGATTCGTCCCGGAGAAAAGATCGCCCTGGTGGGCCACAACGGCGCCGGTAAAACGACGTTGATCAAGCTCTTAAGCCGGCTCTACGATCCGACTGAAGGCAGCATCTTGATCGACGGCATCGATATTCGCGAGCTTCAACCTAGCGAATTGCAAAAACGCATCGGTGTGATCTTCCAAGACTTCGTGCGCTATCACTTGCCGGTGCACGAGAACATCGGCTTCGGTCAGATCGAAGCGGTGGGCGACATGGAGCGGATTAAAGAGGCGTCGCGCAAAAGCGGCGCCGATGCGGTGATCGATAACTTGCCCGAAGGTTACGACACGATGCTCGGCCGCTGGTTTCGCAACGGCCACGAATTGTCCCTGGGCGAATGGCAAAAGATCGCCCTGGCGCGCGCCTTCATGCGCGATGCGGAGATTCTAGTTCTAGACGAACCCACCGCATCCCTCGACGCCGCGACTGAATACGAAATCTTCCGCCACTTCCAAGAACTGACCGAAGGCAAGATGGCGATTCTCATCTCGCACCGCTTCTCCACCGTGCGCATGGCCGACCGCATTGTCGTCATCGAAGCCGGGCAAGTCGCTGAGCTGGGCACGCATGAAGAACTCATGCGACTGGAAGGAACCTACGCGCGGCTATTTGCCATGCAGGCGGAGGGGTATCGATGA
- a CDS encoding acyl-CoA thioesterase encodes MSRTTVFEERNLALLTNRRTLRIEWGQCDPAGIVFYPQYLIIFDTSTGWLFERTGLKPLPMRNKYAIVGLPIVDVGARFIMPCRFDDEVVVESEVGEWGRSSFTVRHRILKASELAVDGFEKRVWAAPHPDRPGAIKAQAIPAEIIASLSDASGATTIKFDDSARV; translated from the coding sequence ATTAGTCGAACAACCGTCTTCGAAGAAAGGAATTTAGCCTTGCTAACCAACCGTCGCACACTGCGCATCGAGTGGGGACAATGCGATCCCGCGGGGATCGTGTTCTATCCACAATATCTGATCATCTTCGACACCAGCACCGGTTGGCTGTTCGAGCGCACCGGCTTAAAGCCGTTACCGATGAGAAATAAATACGCCATCGTCGGCCTGCCGATAGTCGATGTCGGCGCGCGCTTCATCATGCCATGCCGCTTCGATGATGAAGTCGTCGTCGAAAGCGAAGTCGGCGAGTGGGGACGCAGCAGCTTCACCGTGCGTCACCGCATACTCAAGGCGAGCGAATTGGCCGTCGACGGTTTCGAAAAACGAGTGTGGGCTGCGCCTCATCCCGATCGGCCCGGAGCAATCAAAGCGCAAGCGATTCCCGCGGAAATAATCGCCAGCCTCTCCGACGCCAGCGGCGCGACGACTATCAAGTTTGATGACTCAGCCAGAGTCTAA
- a CDS encoding enoyl-CoA hydratase/isomerase family protein, protein MVDRNQRQVLFGLKYDELRKELAMIKEGKFTILETRGAVAKVTINRPEKRNALSRDAIREILVVFEELRNDDDIAVVLTTGAGDVAYCAGRDLSEFPTEGGQNRGKDRRKEPRAYHVAEVIRTFPKVTIAVVNGFCLGGGITLLLPHDLAIASDKAMFGLPEIKRGFLPYPIIATMFKTLIPTKLAFELILTGENWDAVKSMNAGLINRVVPHAKLQDEAWKWGEEIGKFDKVTLKYCKMAAHSSMEAASVPMAAEIAWLMQEEHALVNPRAYAGTKEFHK, encoded by the coding sequence ATGGTTGACCGAAACCAACGGCAAGTGTTATTCGGCTTAAAGTACGACGAACTGAGAAAGGAATTAGCGATGATCAAAGAAGGCAAGTTTACGATCTTGGAAACCCGCGGCGCGGTGGCGAAGGTGACGATCAATCGGCCGGAAAAGAGAAATGCGCTGAGCCGCGATGCGATTCGCGAGATTCTCGTCGTGTTCGAAGAGCTGCGCAATGACGATGACATCGCCGTGGTGTTGACCACTGGCGCCGGCGATGTGGCTTATTGCGCGGGGCGCGATCTGTCGGAGTTTCCCACCGAAGGCGGACAGAATCGCGGCAAGGATCGGCGCAAAGAGCCGCGCGCTTATCACGTCGCCGAAGTGATTCGGACATTTCCTAAAGTTACGATTGCGGTAGTGAACGGCTTTTGTCTCGGTGGCGGCATTACGTTGTTATTGCCGCATGATCTGGCGATCGCGTCGGATAAAGCGATGTTCGGTCTGCCCGAGATCAAGCGCGGATTCTTGCCCTATCCGATCATCGCAACCATGTTCAAGACTTTAATTCCGACCAAGTTAGCTTTCGAGCTAATTCTCACTGGTGAAAATTGGGACGCGGTGAAATCAATGAATGCCGGTCTGATCAACCGAGTCGTGCCACACGCCAAGCTGCAAGACGAAGCCTGGAAGTGGGGCGAGGAGATCGGTAAATTCGACAAGGTGACGTTGAAATACTGCAAAATGGCCGCGCACTCGTCGATGGAAGCCGCCAGCGTGCCGATGGCCGCGGAGATCGCCTGGTTGATGCAGGAAGAACATGCGCTGGTTAATCCGCGCGCCTATGCGGGGACGAAGGAGTTTCATAAATAA
- a CDS encoding MFS transporter, whose protein sequence is MTATSERNYLIPFRHRDFSVFWTGSFLSSMGTQFTTVAMAWQIYELTDSPLQIGLLGLARALPQILLLLVGGLLADAMDRRKLMMCTQSGLFCISTTLALLSYFGQVSAHMLYAATMLLAIFTSLEQPSRQSMIPNLVPREHLAQALALQGTQRYVPIIAGPSLAGVLLAFSGPAACYAVDACSWIAMLTALRILRTKIPEGGGWKSVSIASLHEGFRFVRSHGVIFPLMLLDFSATFFGNARG, encoded by the coding sequence ATGACTGCCACATCCGAACGAAACTATCTCATACCCTTTCGCCATCGTGACTTCAGCGTTTTCTGGACCGGTTCGTTTTTGTCGAGCATGGGCACGCAATTCACCACGGTGGCGATGGCCTGGCAGATCTACGAGCTGACCGACTCGCCCTTGCAGATCGGCCTGCTCGGCCTGGCACGGGCGCTGCCGCAAATACTATTGCTGCTGGTCGGCGGCTTGCTCGCCGACGCCATGGATCGGCGCAAGTTGATGATGTGCACGCAGAGCGGCCTGTTCTGCATCTCGACGACGCTGGCGCTGCTCAGCTATTTCGGCCAGGTCTCGGCGCACATGCTTTACGCCGCGACCATGTTGCTGGCGATCTTCACTTCGCTCGAACAACCGTCGCGCCAATCGATGATTCCCAACCTGGTGCCGCGCGAACACCTAGCTCAAGCGCTAGCGTTGCAAGGCACCCAACGTTACGTGCCGATCATCGCCGGACCTTCTCTCGCCGGCGTGCTGCTCGCCTTTTCAGGTCCCGCCGCGTGCTACGCCGTCGATGCTTGTTCGTGGATCGCCATGCTAACCGCGTTACGGATTCTCCGCACGAAAATCCCCGAAGGCGGCGGCTGGAAATCGGTTTCGATCGCATCGCTACACGAAGGCTTTCGCTTCGTCCGCTCCCACGGCGTCATCTTCCCGCTTATGCTGTTGGATTTCAGCGCGACTTTCTTCGGCAACGCGCGCGGCTAG
- a CDS encoding extracellular solute-binding protein — translation MQLIMKKAGLFAKNIPPSAEKFSAKFKEKDGIMTPWRMLPIGIIYNTELVKANEAPKSLDDLLNPKWQGKLAMPDPASHTTTAQFLWNIKQFKKDKWLDYAKALAKQQPRLVESLTPVTNTIVKGEAHVGIALINTVTQFKGPVAYAPIDKYLTDPSYLSLGTKAAHNNAARLFIDYACSPEGQKAFAETGEFVLSPGIYPAINDAQKVSANVVFMESATEEEFKKLMADFREIFFAK, via the coding sequence GTGCAGTTGATCATGAAGAAGGCCGGCCTGTTCGCAAAAAATATTCCGCCGTCGGCGGAGAAATTTTCCGCCAAGTTCAAAGAAAAAGACGGCATCATGACACCCTGGCGCATGTTGCCGATTGGCATCATCTACAACACGGAGCTGGTCAAAGCCAACGAGGCGCCGAAATCATTGGATGATTTGTTGAATCCCAAATGGCAAGGCAAGCTCGCCATGCCCGACCCGGCGAGCCACACCACCACGGCGCAGTTTCTCTGGAACATCAAACAATTCAAGAAAGACAAATGGCTCGACTATGCCAAGGCATTGGCCAAGCAACAACCGCGCTTGGTCGAATCGCTAACCCCGGTGACCAACACCATCGTCAAAGGTGAAGCCCACGTCGGCATCGCGCTGATCAACACCGTCACCCAGTTCAAAGGGCCGGTGGCCTACGCGCCCATCGACAAATATCTCACCGACCCGAGCTATTTGAGTCTCGGCACCAAAGCCGCCCATAACAACGCGGCACGCCTGTTCATCGACTACGCCTGTTCTCCCGAAGGTCAAAAAGCTTTCGCCGAAACCGGCGAGTTCGTGCTCTCACCGGGAATCTATCCCGCTATCAACGACGCCCAGAAGGTCAGCGCTAACGTCGTCTTCATGGAGAGCGCCACTGAAGAGGAATTCAAAAAGCTGATGGCCGATTTCCGGGAAATCTTTTTTGCCAAGTGA
- a CDS encoding ABC transporter substrate-binding protein codes for MTRIIANRWLAALLLFAGSNGGASADAAEKINASYGASYGAISGSMAQTWIAKEAKLFEKHGLDINLVYISGGPRSIMSLIGGSVQFVNHSGMPALEAFQRGADTALIASPMNQLEHSLVVQKSITNVEQLRGKVLGMSTVGSLTDILLREGLRLNGIAEKELTIISVGDLAARLNGLQTGRIHGAIIAGIQTLTANKLGYRTLIDYSKLPIEIAGSGILVRRSYVSKNIDITLRFLKAWIEGLYLFKAKPDVAFSVLKKYVATQDQEVLTTIYNLYKERLMYKPTPTASVAKSMLYLLSRNSPQVAGTNPEGFIETRYVNELESTGFFEEMNRQYGK; via the coding sequence ATGACAAGAATTATTGCAAATCGTTGGCTCGCCGCTTTGTTGCTATTCGCGGGATCGAACGGCGGCGCATCGGCCGACGCAGCGGAGAAAATCAACGCCAGCTACGGCGCCAGCTACGGCGCCATCTCCGGCTCCATGGCGCAAACCTGGATCGCCAAGGAAGCCAAGCTTTTCGAAAAGCACGGCCTCGACATAAACCTCGTCTACATCTCCGGCGGCCCGCGCAGCATCATGTCGCTGATCGGCGGCAGCGTCCAGTTCGTCAACCACTCCGGCATGCCCGCGCTGGAAGCGTTTCAACGCGGCGCCGACACCGCGCTAATCGCTTCGCCGATGAACCAGCTAGAGCATTCGCTCGTCGTGCAGAAAAGTATTACCAACGTCGAACAACTGCGCGGCAAAGTTTTGGGCATGAGTACGGTGGGATCGCTGACCGACATTCTTTTGCGCGAAGGACTGCGCTTGAACGGCATCGCGGAAAAAGAACTCACGATCATCTCGGTGGGCGATCTCGCCGCCAGACTCAACGGCTTACAGACCGGCAGAATTCACGGCGCGATCATCGCCGGCATCCAGACGCTCACAGCAAACAAGTTGGGCTATCGTACCTTGATCGACTACTCCAAACTGCCCATCGAAATCGCCGGCTCTGGCATTCTCGTGCGCCGATCCTACGTTTCGAAAAACATCGACATCACATTGCGATTCTTGAAAGCGTGGATCGAAGGTCTCTATCTGTTCAAAGCCAAACCGGACGTCGCCTTCAGCGTCCTGAAAAAATACGTTGCCACCCAAGACCAAGAAGTCTTGACCACGATCTACAACTTGTACAAAGAAAGACTGATGTATAAACCGACGCCGACGGCGAGCGTGGCGAAGTCGATGCTCTACTTGTTATCGCGCAACAGCCCACAAGTCGCCGGCACCAACCCGGAGGGCTTCATCGAAACGCGCTACGTCAACGAATTGGAAAGCACCGGCTTCTTCGAAGAGATGAATCGGCAATACGGCAAATAA
- a CDS encoding tripartite tricarboxylate transporter permease, with protein MDILHNMAVGFGVALTPMNLLFCFIGSLVGTLVGVLPGLGPVGAVAFLLSLTFKMEPASAIIMLAGIYYGAMYGGSTTSILVNIPGETASVVTCLDGYKMARQGRAGAALGISAFGSFIAGTFGVVGLMFLAPLLGRAALSFGPAEYFALTLAGLTLVSYLSQGSMVKALIMAVLGLLAGTVGMDPISGEERFTYGTLTLRDGFGLVPVAMGLFGVAEILENLVDVSTQSVYQTKIQGLLPNRKDWQDSAWPIARGSVLGFFLGILPGPGPVIASFVSYAMEKRLSRYPEKFGTGVIEGVAGPEAANNSATAGSFIPLLSLGIPTSAIMALFMGALMIHGIQPGPLFIAKYPELFWGFIASMYVGNVMLLVLNLPLIGIWVKLLKTPYVILFPLILLFCLIGVYSLNANVAEIIIMLVFGVLGFGLRRVGFEGAPFILAMVLGPIMETSLRQSLLISRGSFMIFLNRPICAVLIVLTAAFLIWPMVGRKKGARLEA; from the coding sequence GTGGACATTTTGCACAACATGGCGGTTGGCTTCGGCGTGGCGCTGACGCCGATGAATTTATTGTTCTGCTTCATCGGCTCGCTGGTGGGAACTCTAGTCGGCGTGCTGCCGGGCCTGGGACCGGTGGGCGCCGTCGCCTTTTTGCTCTCACTGACGTTCAAAATGGAACCGGCCAGCGCGATCATCATGCTCGCGGGCATTTACTACGGTGCCATGTACGGCGGCTCGACAACTTCAATCTTGGTCAACATCCCCGGCGAAACCGCGTCGGTGGTCACCTGTCTTGACGGCTACAAGATGGCGCGTCAGGGCCGGGCTGGCGCGGCCCTGGGCATCTCGGCCTTCGGCTCGTTCATCGCCGGTACCTTCGGCGTCGTCGGTTTGATGTTTTTAGCACCGCTGCTCGGCAGAGCGGCGCTGAGTTTCGGACCGGCGGAATATTTCGCATTGACGCTGGCGGGTTTGACGCTGGTTTCCTATCTGTCGCAAGGCTCGATGGTCAAGGCGCTGATCATGGCGGTGCTCGGCCTCCTCGCCGGCACCGTCGGCATGGACCCGATCTCCGGCGAAGAGCGCTTCACTTACGGCACGCTGACGCTGCGCGATGGTTTCGGCTTGGTGCCGGTGGCGATGGGACTGTTCGGCGTCGCGGAAATTTTAGAAAACTTGGTCGATGTTAGCACCCAATCGGTTTACCAGACCAAGATTCAAGGCTTGTTGCCCAACCGTAAAGACTGGCAAGACAGCGCCTGGCCCATCGCGCGGGGCTCGGTGCTGGGCTTTTTTCTCGGCATTCTTCCTGGACCCGGCCCGGTGATCGCTTCGTTCGTTTCCTACGCCATGGAGAAGCGCTTGTCGCGCTATCCGGAAAAATTTGGCACCGGCGTCATCGAAGGGGTCGCCGGTCCCGAGGCGGCGAATAATTCCGCCACCGCGGGCTCGTTCATTCCTTTACTTTCGTTGGGCATTCCCACCAGCGCGATCATGGCGCTGTTCATGGGCGCACTGATGATCCACGGCATTCAACCTGGGCCGTTGTTTATCGCTAAATACCCGGAACTTTTCTGGGGCTTCATCGCCAGCATGTACGTCGGCAACGTCATGCTGCTGGTTCTAAATCTGCCGCTGATCGGCATCTGGGTGAAGCTGTTGAAAACGCCCTACGTGATTTTGTTTCCGTTGATTTTGCTGTTCTGCTTAATCGGTGTTTACAGTTTGAATGCCAACGTCGCCGAGATCATCATCATGCTGGTCTTTGGCGTGTTGGGCTTTGGCCTGCGCCGCGTCGGTTTCGAAGGCGCGCCGTTCATCCTCGCCATGGTGCTCGGGCCGATCATGGAAACTTCGTTGCGCCAGTCGCTGTTGATTTCCCGCGGAAGCTTTATGATCTTTCTCAACCGGCCGATTTGCGCAGTGTTGATTGTTCTCACCGCGGCGTTTTTGATTTGGCCGATGGTGGGAAGGAAAAAAGGCGCGAGGCTTGAGGCTTGA
- a CDS encoding tripartite tricarboxylate transporter TctB family protein: protein MKRVNLAAAIGLLLLAGFILFESRVLSFGTFRVPHTGFYPKIIIGLLLLLSLCCLAQSLRDKTIDRPTEKIPTEGWIRIGATLATLLGFALVLEWLGFLLSTFFLMVLLLRAIEAPKWSKVIVVASATAALSYGLFAWLLGVPLPVGVLGI, encoded by the coding sequence ATGAAACGCGTTAATCTCGCGGCCGCGATTGGCTTGCTGCTGTTGGCGGGATTCATTCTCTTCGAATCGCGCGTGCTCAGCTTCGGCACGTTCCGCGTGCCCCATACCGGCTTCTATCCGAAAATCATAATCGGGCTGTTGCTGCTGCTGTCGCTCTGCTGTTTAGCCCAATCTTTGCGCGACAAGACCATCGATCGGCCCACGGAGAAAATTCCCACCGAGGGTTGGATTCGTATCGGCGCGACACTGGCGACGCTTTTGGGTTTTGCTTTGGTTCTCGAATGGCTCGGCTTCTTGCTCAGCACATTTTTTCTCATGGTGCTGTTACTGCGCGCCATCGAAGCCCCAAAATGGTCGAAGGTGATTGTCGTTGCATCGGCGACGGCGGCGCTTTCCTACGGCTTGTTTGCATGGCTGCTCGGCGTGCCACTGCCCGTGGGAGTGTTGGGGATTTAG
- a CDS encoding ABC transporter substrate-binding protein — translation MSHRCAAILLGVLLLFNSRTATEAQVMRVGYPSLATGFAASWVTADKGIWKKHGLDVELIFLRGGSRTVSALIAGSVDFILGSDLGIVTANLQNANLVRVGVTTNTLGYSIVVQPSIKTIRELKGRIIGITPGRDAAYARVVKLLRDNGMDSNKDVTFLSVGDGGPAARVAALSSGVIHASMFTPPSDMIAEKAGLKILAKLEVANVSGGINTTPQFIQKNRSQALRFLRGYMEGIQYLKSHRDESLKIFAKYVRNPDLAIMAYLYEEISTRAEKELRPQSEAVRALIDLAALDFSQAKRLSEKDNTDLSLIDEILRSGFIDLLYR, via the coding sequence ATGTCGCACCGCTGTGCAGCAATTCTCCTCGGAGTTTTACTCTTATTTAACTCGCGGACAGCCACTGAGGCGCAAGTTATGCGGGTCGGTTATCCGTCGCTCGCCACCGGCTTCGCCGCGTCTTGGGTGACCGCGGACAAAGGGATTTGGAAGAAACATGGCCTGGATGTCGAATTGATCTTTTTGCGCGGCGGTTCGCGCACGGTGTCGGCGTTGATCGCCGGCAGCGTCGACTTTATTCTCGGCTCCGACCTCGGCATTGTCACGGCAAACTTGCAGAATGCCAATCTCGTTCGTGTCGGTGTGACCACCAACACGCTGGGATATTCCATCGTCGTGCAGCCGAGCATCAAAACCATTCGCGAGCTCAAGGGCAGGATCATTGGCATCACGCCGGGACGCGACGCCGCCTACGCGCGGGTGGTGAAACTGCTGCGCGACAACGGCATGGACTCGAACAAGGACGTGACGTTTCTCTCGGTGGGCGACGGCGGGCCGGCGGCGCGGGTGGCGGCGTTGTCGAGCGGCGTGATTCACGCGTCGATGTTCACGCCGCCGTCGGATATGATCGCCGAGAAGGCGGGATTGAAAATTCTCGCGAAATTGGAAGTCGCCAATGTCAGCGGCGGTATTAATACCACGCCGCAGTTCATTCAGAAAAATCGTTCCCAAGCGTTGCGCTTTTTGCGCGGCTACATGGAAGGGATTCAATATTTGAAAAGCCACAGGGACGAAAGCTTGAAGATATTCGCCAAATACGTGCGCAACCCGGACCTCGCCATCATGGCGTATCTCTACGAAGAGATTTCCACGCGGGCGGAAAAAGAATTGCGGCCGCAGTCCGAAGCGGTGCGCGCGCTGATCGATCTCGCCGCGCTGGATTTCTCACAAGCGAAACGTTTAAGTGAGAAAGACAACACGGATCTGAGCTTGATCGACGAGATTCTGCGCTCCGGATTCATCGACTTGCTCTATAGGTGA